The genomic window GTCTCGATGAGCAGTACGACGCGCTTCCCTCGACGGCGCTCCTTGGGCCAGCCGGCCATGTCCACGCTCACATCCGGGTGCTCCGCGACCATGCCCGCGACCGCCGTGTCCGGCGCAGCTTGTTCGAGGTCGAAGCCGAATCGGCGACGTTCATGAGTCAACTGGTGTGGGACGTCAGCCAGCGTCGCGACCACACCGCGCCGCTTGGCTACCTGGACGAGGCCATCGCGTGCGCCCGGCAGGCGCGCGACCCGGCCACCGAGGCGTATGCCACCTTGCGCAAGAGCTTCCTCGCGCTCTACGGCGTCGGTGACCCAGAAGAAGGCGTCGCCCGCGCGGCCGAAGCCGCGGACATCGCCCGGCAGACGAGCCCGGCGCTTACCGGCCTGGCCCTGCTCCACGTCGCCGAGGGCCACGCCATGCGCGGCGACCTCGCCGACTGCGAAGCCGCCCTCGGCAGCGCCGAGAAGCAGTTCGACCGCGTGACGCCCGACGACGTGGGGGCCGACTACTACACCGTCAACGAGTTCAACCGGCTGGCAGGCTCCTGCTACCTGGCGCTTAACCTGCCCGAACGCGCCGAACCGATCCTGCGGACAACGGCCGCGTCACTCGCCGCCAAGAAGAAGAGCCAGGCCATCGCGTACGGGAACCTCACCCTGTCACTCATCCGCCAGAACAAGCGCGACGAAGCGGGCGAAGCCATGCATCACACCATTGATGCGGTCGAGCTGACACGAGGCGGCGGCGGGCTTAACCTGGCGTTCACCGCCGGACGGGAGCTCCGGCGGTGGCAGGGGGAACCGTGGGTGCAGGACGTACAGGATCGGCTCCTCGCCCTGATGGCGGCGGTCTAGGGGACGCGACCGACAGGGCGAACACCGACCGAGCGAAGCAGGCCGTCCGGGACCGCGTCTGGCGGCTGCTGGAACGCGAAGGTGCCGCCCCGGAGGGGTCGTACGGCAAGATCCCCGGTTTCCGCGGTACGGAGGCGACCGCCGAGCGCTTGGCCGAGCTGGACCTGTGGCGCGACGCCCACACCGTGAAGGCGAACCCGGATTGGGCACAGCTCCCCGTCCGGGTGCGCGCCCTGCGTGACGGCAAGCTCCTCTATATGGCGGTGCCGCGCATGGCGACGCTCCAGCCCTTCTACCTACTCGACCCCGACACCCTGGAGCTACCGCCCGAGGAAGCCGCCGAGAAGAAGGGCGCTGCACAGGTGGCCCGCCGCGTCGGCGTCGAGGACATGCGCCCGATCGACGTGGTGGTCTGCGGCAGCGTGGCGGTCAACCGGGCCGGGGCGCGCATCGGGAAGGGCGCGGGCTACTCCGACCTTGAAGTCGCGCTGCTCATCGAGGCGGGGCTCGTCACCGACGAGACGGTCATCGTGGCACCCGTCCACCAGCTTCAGGTCGTGGACGAGGACATCCCGGAGACGGCGCACGACTTCAGCGTTGATGTGATCGTGACACCGGACGAGGTGATTCGGTGCTCGGGGCGTCGCCGGCCGCGTGGGGTGATCTGGGAGGACCTGACGGCAGAGAAGGTGGCGGGGATACCCGTACTAGCAGCACTTTACAATTCTTAGGCCCACCCCCTCTTGCGGATGTCCGCTGAGAAGACGAGATCAAGGATGCTCTCATGGGATTCGAAATTGACTTCCTCCCCGTCGGCGATGAATCAAGCGGCGGAGACGCGATTGCAATCCGTTGCGGGAATCTTTACGGCCCTCGTTCGCAGCAAACAGTCATCGTTGTTGACGGTGGCTACACGGATGACGGCGAGGCACTCGTTGAGCACATCGCCAAATATTACAACACAACCACGGTAGATATCGTCGTCTCCACCCACCCCGACCAGGATCACATCACCGGGCTCAAAGTGGTCCTAGAAGAGATGCACGTTAAGCAGCTACTAATGCATCTCCCATGGAAGCACTCGTCGGCTATGGCGCGGGCTAAGACTGTCTCGTTCAAGGTTAGCACCCTGAGTGATAAGCTCAAGGCTTCGTTGCAAGGGGCGGCGAGTCTCGAAGAAGTTGCCAAACAGCGAGGCGTTCCTGTTATTGAGCCGTTCGCTGGAGTTGGTACTTCCGACGGTGTTTTTCGCGTGCTCGGGCCAAGCGAGGAATATTATCGGGAACTGCTGGCAGAGATCGTTGAACCAACCGAAGCTAAGTCTTCGCTTCCAAGCATTAAAGAGGCTTTGAGGAAGCTCGCCGCTTCACTTGTTCCCGAAACCATTTTTACAGAAACACTACGCGAAGACGGCGAGACGTCACCACGAAACAATACGAGCGCCGTCTGTCTCCTGACGATCGACGAGCGCAAGTTGCTCCTCACAGGAGATGCCGGTATTCCAGCACTTGGTCATGTCCTCGACCGGCTCGAGGGTGAGGGATTCGCACCCGGAGATCTGAACTTTGTGCAAGTGCCTCATCATGGAAGCCGCCGTAACGTTAGCCCTTCGCTATTGGATCGCCTGCTGGGGACGAAGGGGCAAACCACTCGGGTTGGCTCAGCGTTCGTATCGGCACCAGCAAAGAACCCTGAGCACAAGCACCCTGCCAAAAAAACAACAAACGCCTTTCATCGGCGCGGTTACCCTGTTCACGTAACTCAGGGGACGACAAAGCGGCATCACCACGATGCTCCCACTAGGCCAGGTTGGTCCGCTTCGATTCCCGAACCGTTTCATGAGAACGTGGAAGATAACGGCGACTCGTAATCATGTTGTGGCTTGACGATTACGAGCGCAGGGCGCGGCTTGCACCTGGCATGCTTGCTCTGCTGCCTCTAGTCATTGTCATGGCCATCTTTGGCGTACGAAAGCAGCCTGCCGTTTCAGCCATCATTACGGCACTTTCGCTGGCAGGCGGGCCGCTTCTACTTGCGGAACTAGTGCGCCACTACGGCCGAAAGACGCAAGAATCGCTATGGGCTTCCTGGGGTGGTTCACCAACAACGCAAAAATTGCGACTAAGGGAGCAGTCGCAGAACTCCTTGCAACGAGAGACCTGGCGCAAAGCCATATCGGCACTTACGGATACCAGTCTCGCCTCCGCGCGCAGTGAACGAGCGAATCCCGCGCGAGCAGATGAGGCGATTGAGGTTGCCGTCGGCAAGGTTCGCAACCTCACACGAGATGGTGACAAATTCCCACTCGTTCGTGCCGAAAACCGATCGTATGGTTTTCATCGGAACCTATATGGTGT from Actinomadura rubteroloni includes these protein-coding regions:
- a CDS encoding helix-turn-helix transcriptional regulator, coding for MAAKRVRLAQRRKAAGYSQEDLAELLGVERSTIVRWEGAATEPQPWLRPKLAEALNIPPEKLQALLDDVAVVRGPSDERLQQAVQDPARVDLVAVAQLHERVRRLDEQYDALPSTALLGPAGHVHAHIRVLRDHARDRRVRRSLFEVEAESATFMSQLVWDVSQRRDHTAPLGYLDEAIACARQARDPATEAYATLRKSFLALYGVGDPEEGVARAAEAADIARQTSPALTGLALLHVAEGHAMRGDLADCEAALGSAEKQFDRVTPDDVGADYYTVNEFNRLAGSCYLALNLPERAEPILRTTAASLAAKKKSQAIAYGNLTLSLIRQNKRDEAGEAMHHTIDAVELTRGGGGLNLAFTAGRELRRWQGEPWVQDVQDRLLALMAAV
- a CDS encoding ComEC/Rec2 family competence protein, with the protein product MGFEIDFLPVGDESSGGDAIAIRCGNLYGPRSQQTVIVVDGGYTDDGEALVEHIAKYYNTTTVDIVVSTHPDQDHITGLKVVLEEMHVKQLLMHLPWKHSSAMARAKTVSFKVSTLSDKLKASLQGAASLEEVAKQRGVPVIEPFAGVGTSDGVFRVLGPSEEYYRELLAEIVEPTEAKSSLPSIKEALRKLAASLVPETIFTETLREDGETSPRNNTSAVCLLTIDERKLLLTGDAGIPALGHVLDRLEGEGFAPGDLNFVQVPHHGSRRNVSPSLLDRLLGTKGQTTRVGSAFVSAPAKNPEHKHPAKKTTNAFHRRGYPVHVTQGTTKRHHHDAPTRPGWSASIPEPFHENVEDNGDS
- a CDS encoding 5-formyltetrahydrofolate cyclo-ligase, whose protein sequence is MGAGRTGSAPRPDGGGLGDATDRANTDRAKQAVRDRVWRLLEREGAAPEGSYGKIPGFRGTEATAERLAELDLWRDAHTVKANPDWAQLPVRVRALRDGKLLYMAVPRMATLQPFYLLDPDTLELPPEEAAEKKGAAQVARRVGVEDMRPIDVVVCGSVAVNRAGARIGKGAGYSDLEVALLIEAGLVTDETVIVAPVHQLQVVDEDIPETAHDFSVDVIVTPDEVIRCSGRRRPRGVIWEDLTAEKVAGIPVLAALYNS